One window of Pyrus communis chromosome 12, drPyrComm1.1, whole genome shotgun sequence genomic DNA carries:
- the LOC137710003 gene encoding uncharacterized protein gives MDIDAAGIHRKLQLNELEGIRHEAYENALIYKEKSKAFHDKMIRSKTFVLGQKMLLFNSCICLFPVQIQSLKTGQEFKVNGHRLKPYYYENFEEHVVDDESFHAVGPIEV, from the exons atggacattgatgccgctggaatccataggaagcttcaacTGAACGAGCTTGAGGGGATAAGGCATGAAGCATACGAGAATGCgttgatttacaaggagaagtcaaaggcattccatgacaagatgattcgtagcaagacATTTGTTCTAGGGCAGAAAATGCTACTCTTCAATTCCTGCATTTGCttgtttccag tccaaattcaaagcttAAAGACCGGCCAAGAGTTCAAAGTCAATGgacatcgtttgaagccatactactatgagaactttgaagagcaTGTCGTGGATGATGAAAGCTTCCATGCCGTGGGTCCAATTGAAGTTTAA